One Actinospica robiniae DSM 44927 genomic region harbors:
- a CDS encoding M16 family metallopeptidase: MAQQPTGQAETQGGFGWPVEQFSLDNGLRVVVSEDRTSPIAAVNLWYNVGSRHESTGKHGFAHLFEHLMFQGSSQVGKTEHFSILQAVGGGAVNATTSADRTNYFQTVPSAALPTALWLEADRMGSLALTQENLDNQREVVKNERRQRYDNVPYGRWHEILLTLAYPEGHPYHYSTMGSMAELDGAAQSDFTGFYEAYYSPDNAVLTVVGDTDAEQVRALAEQYFGALPARPRPAPRSVDALPATLDGPKRLVLTEDVPLPRLFLGFRATRFGHPGAAAEEVLATVLGRGRGARLFTELVTRRELAQAEGGYLAAWQFAWHESLLSGFATPRAGVDPAELEAAYFEVCERAISDLPTESELDRARSMLAADWARELSAVGSRADQLGKHAVLFDDAAAIGDRLPEILAVTAQDVRDAAERVFAPENRVTLEYRVAGADGNDAAADAGTGDADADGAAAATTEGN, translated from the coding sequence GTGGCACAGCAGCCGACCGGGCAGGCCGAGACGCAGGGCGGGTTCGGGTGGCCGGTGGAGCAGTTCTCCCTGGACAACGGCCTGCGCGTGGTGGTGTCCGAGGACCGCACCTCGCCGATCGCGGCGGTCAACCTCTGGTACAACGTCGGGTCGCGGCACGAATCCACCGGTAAACACGGGTTCGCGCACCTCTTCGAGCACCTGATGTTCCAGGGCTCCTCGCAGGTGGGCAAGACCGAGCATTTCAGCATTCTGCAGGCGGTGGGCGGCGGGGCGGTGAACGCGACGACGAGCGCGGACCGCACCAACTACTTCCAGACGGTACCGAGCGCGGCGCTGCCCACGGCGCTTTGGCTCGAGGCCGACCGGATGGGGAGCCTGGCGCTGACCCAGGAGAACCTCGACAACCAGCGCGAGGTCGTCAAGAACGAGCGACGGCAGCGGTATGACAACGTGCCTTATGGGCGTTGGCACGAGATCCTGCTGACCCTCGCTTACCCGGAGGGGCACCCCTACCACTACTCCACCATGGGCTCGATGGCCGAGCTCGACGGTGCGGCGCAGTCCGACTTCACCGGCTTCTACGAGGCCTACTACTCCCCCGACAACGCGGTGCTGACCGTCGTCGGCGACACGGATGCCGAGCAGGTGCGGGCGCTCGCGGAGCAGTACTTCGGCGCGCTGCCGGCTCGGCCGCGGCCGGCGCCGCGGTCGGTCGATGCGCTGCCTGCGACTCTTGACGGGCCGAAGCGGCTGGTGCTGACGGAGGATGTGCCGCTGCCGCGGCTGTTCTTGGGCTTCCGGGCCACTCGCTTCGGGCATCCGGGCGCGGCCGCCGAGGAGGTCCTGGCGACGGTACTCGGACGAGGGCGCGGGGCACGGTTGTTCACCGAGCTGGTGACGCGGCGGGAACTGGCGCAGGCCGAGGGCGGGTACCTGGCCGCCTGGCAGTTCGCCTGGCACGAGTCGCTCCTGTCGGGCTTCGCCACGCCGCGTGCTGGTGTCGACCCGGCGGAGCTCGAGGCTGCTTACTTCGAGGTCTGCGAGCGCGCGATCTCGGACCTGCCGACCGAATCAGAGCTCGACCGGGCCCGGTCGATGCTGGCGGCGGACTGGGCGCGGGAGCTTTCCGCGGTCGGCTCGCGGGCCGACCAGTTGGGCAAGCACGCGGTGCTGTTCGACGACGCGGCGGCGATCGGCGACCGGCTGCCCGAGATCCTGGCGGTGACGGCGCAGGACGTGCGCGACGCCGCCGAGCGGGTGTTCGCACCGGAGAACCGGGTCACCTTGGAGTACCGGGTCGCGGGTGCGGACGGGAACGACGCCGCGGCGGACGCGGGTACGGGCGACGCGGACGCGGACGGCGCGGCCGCCGCGACGACGGAAGGGAACTGA
- a CDS encoding M16 family metallopeptidase gives MTSPKLAARPAVSAQRPYVFPEVRKLTLAGGDVLAAHLPGQPMAWIGLVLGGGALAEPVVAAGAQALDGLARATAGLLDEGTERYSADEFGAAVESLGGQWGVDGGWQSTKVSLDLPVARATQGGELLAEAVRRAAFRDDEVRRFLNDLVAAKQESFARPGVRAQQALRAALYGEQSRYGRLAGGTPESTAALDADAVRAFHRDWLRGTGTLLVAGDLDVIDLDALASAVFADAAVPNPTTPDGEAPVSDPARLVIADRPGAVQSTLRIGHATATRGQLTAAGVDVTALRLGSTILGGSFSSRLNHELREVKGYTYGAHASFDLGKPQGLYSFSAEVRTDSTAAAVGDALRIITDFVEHGPNADELEQTRSYLAGATPIGLQGPGSVGQRLIEMVRHDLPGDFVTTEHARLLELTLDEVNEAVRAVLRPADLVVAVEGDESVVGAELAKAVHGEK, from the coding sequence GTGACGTCACCCAAGTTGGCCGCGCGCCCTGCGGTGTCCGCTCAGCGTCCTTACGTCTTCCCCGAGGTCCGCAAGCTCACGCTGGCGGGCGGCGACGTCCTCGCGGCGCACCTGCCCGGGCAGCCGATGGCCTGGATCGGGCTGGTGCTCGGCGGCGGCGCGCTGGCCGAGCCGGTCGTAGCGGCGGGTGCGCAGGCGCTCGACGGGCTGGCCCGGGCCACGGCCGGACTGCTCGACGAGGGCACCGAGCGCTACAGCGCCGACGAGTTCGGCGCGGCGGTCGAGTCGCTCGGCGGGCAGTGGGGCGTGGACGGCGGCTGGCAGAGCACGAAGGTGTCGCTGGATCTGCCGGTGGCCCGGGCGACGCAGGGCGGTGAGCTGCTGGCCGAGGCCGTGCGGCGGGCGGCCTTCCGCGACGACGAGGTGCGCCGGTTCCTCAACGACCTGGTCGCGGCGAAGCAGGAGAGCTTCGCCCGGCCGGGTGTGCGGGCCCAGCAGGCGCTGCGGGCGGCGCTTTACGGCGAGCAGTCCCGGTACGGCCGGCTGGCCGGCGGTACGCCGGAGAGCACGGCGGCGCTGGACGCCGACGCGGTGCGCGCGTTCCACCGGGATTGGCTGCGCGGAACGGGCACGTTGCTGGTGGCCGGAGACCTGGACGTGATCGACCTCGACGCGCTCGCCTCGGCGGTCTTCGCGGACGCCGCGGTGCCGAACCCGACGACGCCGGACGGCGAGGCACCGGTGAGCGACCCGGCCCGGCTGGTGATCGCCGACCGGCCCGGCGCGGTGCAGTCGACGCTGCGGATCGGCCACGCGACCGCGACCCGCGGGCAGCTGACCGCGGCCGGGGTCGACGTGACGGCGCTGCGGCTGGGCAGCACGATCCTGGGCGGCTCGTTCAGCTCCCGGCTCAACCACGAACTGCGCGAGGTCAAGGGCTACACCTACGGCGCCCACGCGTCGTTCGACCTGGGCAAGCCGCAGGGCCTTTACTCGTTCAGCGCCGAGGTGCGCACCGACTCCACCGCCGCGGCGGTGGGGGACGCGCTGCGGATCATCACGGATTTCGTGGAGCACGGCCCGAACGCGGACGAGCTGGAGCAGACGCGCTCCTACCTGGCCGGGGCCACGCCGATCGGGCTGCAGGGTCCTGGTTCGGTGGGGCAGCGGCTGATCGAGATGGTCCGGCACGACCTGCCCGGCGACTTCGTCACGACGGAGCACGCGCGGCTGCTCGAGTTGACGCTGGATGAGGTCAACGAGGCGGTGCGCGCGGTGCTGCGGCCGGCGGATCTGGTCGTGGCGGTCGAGGGCGACGAGTCCGTGGTGGGAGCCGAGCTGGCGAAGGCCGTGCACGGCGAAAAGTAG
- a CDS encoding aminotransferase class V-fold PLP-dependent enzyme produces the protein MTESLTVSVPTECINALLPVVGAGLPVPLVSGAAVAYANLDYAASAPALRAVAEHVATALPYYASVHRGAGFASQVSTALLENSRACVGRFLGAREEDVVVFTRNTTDSLNLLAHCVPAGGTVLHLDIEHHANLLPWQRRGDTVLEAAPTLRETLADLDAALASTPTALVAVTGASNVTGQVLPIAELAEIAHRHGARIVVDAAQLAPHRRVSLRESGVDYLALSGHKLYAPYGAGVLVGRRDWLDEAPAYLAGGGAVREVGLDGTEWAAAPARHEGGTPNVLGAAALAKACEELATVGGAALAAHEETLRQRLLAGLAALPEVTVLRIWAQDESAAETEDCIGVVSFTVAGYHAGWIAAYLSAEHGIGVRDGRFCAHPLLARLGLGADGAVRASFGVGSTSADVDRLVAALRTLLGTGPETEYELVDGRYAPVGDPREIPDFAGPRSSVSSPCQEG, from the coding sequence ATGACCGAGAGCTTGACCGTCTCCGTTCCGACCGAATGTATCAACGCGCTGCTGCCCGTCGTGGGCGCCGGACTGCCGGTGCCGCTGGTGTCCGGCGCGGCCGTGGCCTACGCGAACCTGGACTACGCGGCTTCCGCGCCGGCTCTGCGCGCGGTGGCCGAGCACGTGGCCACGGCGCTGCCCTACTACGCCTCGGTCCACCGCGGGGCGGGCTTCGCCTCGCAGGTCTCGACGGCTCTGCTGGAGAACTCGCGGGCCTGCGTCGGACGTTTCCTCGGCGCGCGCGAGGAGGACGTGGTGGTCTTCACGCGCAACACCACCGACTCGCTGAATCTGCTCGCGCACTGCGTGCCCGCGGGCGGGACGGTGCTGCACCTGGACATCGAGCACCACGCGAACCTGCTGCCCTGGCAGCGGCGCGGCGACACCGTGCTGGAGGCGGCGCCGACGCTTCGCGAGACGCTGGCCGACCTCGACGCCGCGCTGGCCTCGACGCCGACGGCGCTGGTCGCGGTGACGGGGGCGTCGAACGTCACCGGGCAGGTACTGCCGATCGCCGAGCTGGCCGAGATCGCGCACCGGCATGGCGCCCGGATCGTGGTGGACGCGGCGCAGCTGGCCCCGCACCGCCGCGTGTCGCTGCGCGAGTCCGGCGTGGACTACCTGGCGCTGTCCGGGCACAAGCTCTACGCGCCCTACGGCGCGGGCGTGCTGGTCGGTCGACGGGACTGGCTGGACGAGGCGCCCGCGTACCTGGCCGGCGGCGGGGCCGTGCGCGAGGTCGGGCTCGACGGCACGGAGTGGGCCGCGGCACCGGCGCGACACGAAGGCGGCACGCCGAACGTGCTGGGCGCGGCGGCGTTGGCCAAGGCGTGCGAGGAGCTCGCGACGGTCGGCGGGGCTGCACTCGCGGCACACGAGGAGACGCTGCGGCAGCGGCTGCTGGCGGGGCTCGCCGCGCTGCCGGAGGTCACCGTCCTGCGGATCTGGGCCCAGGATGAGAGCGCTGCCGAGACCGAGGACTGCATCGGCGTGGTCTCGTTCACCGTCGCGGGGTACCACGCCGGCTGGATCGCCGCCTACCTCTCGGCCGAGCACGGGATCGGGGTGCGGGACGGGCGGTTCTGCGCGCATCCGCTGCTGGCCCGGCTCGGTCTCGGGGCCGACGGGGCGGTGCGCGCCTCGTTCGGCGTGGGCTCGACCTCGGCGGACGTGGACCGGCTGGTGGCGGCGCTGCGCACGCTGCTGGGCACCGGTCCGGAGACGGAGTACGAGCTCGTCGACGGGCGGTACGCGCCGGTGGGCGACCCGCGCGAGATCCCCGACTTCGCCGGACCGCGCTCGAGCGTCTCCTCACCCTGCCAGGAAGGCTGA
- a CDS encoding 2-phosphosulfolactate phosphatase, with product MGEADPRAVPGWTPAAADGFDPWPDSSVHVEWGPKGAELAARRGDVVVVVDVLSLSTAMSIAVAREMTCLVYSGAEIEEMGGPAQAAVLLGARSLSRERRAEPGRLSLSPASLTTAEPGQRVVFTSPDGAAAVQAASTAPAVLIGGPRNATACSRLIGEYMGTTLAGRVTLVACGERWSSAVPGTVGRRPAVEDWAGAGSICARLADFGYSLSAEARLAARLWETGRVLEDLAECLSARELRARGFAADVDLALCVDADEKVPTRMPGEQSRRVFVGQTASSG from the coding sequence ATGGGCGAGGCGGATCCGCGGGCGGTGCCCGGCTGGACGCCGGCCGCGGCGGACGGGTTCGACCCGTGGCCGGACAGCTCGGTGCACGTGGAATGGGGGCCGAAAGGCGCGGAACTGGCCGCCCGGCGCGGCGACGTGGTGGTCGTGGTGGACGTGCTCTCGCTGTCCACGGCCATGTCCATCGCGGTCGCCCGGGAGATGACCTGCCTGGTCTACAGCGGCGCCGAGATCGAGGAGATGGGCGGGCCGGCCCAGGCCGCGGTCCTGCTCGGCGCTCGCTCGCTCAGCCGGGAGCGCCGGGCCGAACCCGGCCGGCTCTCGCTCTCCCCGGCCAGCCTGACCACCGCCGAACCAGGGCAGCGGGTCGTGTTCACCTCGCCCGACGGCGCGGCCGCGGTGCAAGCCGCGTCCACCGCCCCCGCCGTGCTCATCGGCGGCCCGCGCAACGCCACCGCGTGCTCGCGGCTCATCGGCGAGTACATGGGCACCACCCTGGCCGGCCGGGTGACGCTGGTGGCCTGCGGGGAGCGCTGGAGCTCCGCCGTGCCCGGCACCGTCGGCCGGCGTCCGGCCGTGGAGGACTGGGCCGGCGCCGGCTCGATCTGCGCCCGGCTGGCCGACTTCGGCTACTCGCTCTCCGCCGAGGCGCGCCTCGCGGCCCGGCTCTGGGAGACCGGCCGCGTGCTCGAGGACCTGGCCGAATGCCTCTCCGCCCGGGAGCTGAGGGCCCGCGGCTTCGCCGCCGACGTCGATCTCGCGCTGTGCGTGGACGCGGACGAGAAGGTGCCGACGCGGATGCCCGGCGAGCAGAGCCGGCGGGTGTTCGTCGGCCAGACCGCGTCGAGCGGCTGA
- a CDS encoding FAD-dependent oxidoreductase, translating to MDADLPNFSAAAPMVLVVHDEAVERDELVEYLRGHLAAQYRVLAAAGLREASDVLAHALSLGTPIALVVSLLRLPDGSAVDLFGHIKAASPTTRRIVMARPADADATVQAITQTQVDRYVMLPADPLADRLFPLVDDLLTDWEAHAGASGIGVTVLGHRYSATSYIVKDYLTRSLVPFTWFDLSDDPEAMAMARELNLPNPAPTTVLLDDGRALYDPSIAQLAEALGMTEPATRSSYDLVVVGGGPAGLSAAVAAACDGLTVAIIEDDCPGGQASGSVHLQDHLGYPAGLTGADFAHRALAQAKRLGVHWSSGKVATGLLPRSGAHRVLLGDGSAVVGRSVLVATGMTWRRLDAPGVEDLINAGVYYGYTKPETKLVGGEDVVVAGSGEAAARGALEFAEHARSVVLVVRESSLHSASVREDLADRVLKHPRIRVVSNSEVGEVRGYGRLDKVVLLDIPSDRTEAVSASSLYVMLGTVPCSDWLRDVVAVDEFGFVLTDVEIGRRPELLPGSWPEERPPLLAETSVPGVFAAGDVRAGTVKRISSAIGQGSVAVAGVGRYLATLSPTDEASEEP from the coding sequence ATGGATGCGGACCTGCCGAACTTCTCCGCCGCCGCGCCCATGGTGCTCGTCGTCCACGACGAAGCGGTGGAACGCGATGAACTCGTCGAGTACCTGCGGGGGCACCTCGCCGCGCAGTACCGGGTGCTGGCCGCGGCCGGCCTGCGCGAAGCCTCCGACGTGCTCGCCCACGCCCTGTCCCTGGGCACCCCGATCGCCCTGGTGGTGAGCCTGCTGCGGCTGCCGGACGGCTCCGCGGTCGACCTGTTCGGCCATATCAAGGCGGCCTCGCCGACCACCCGCCGGATCGTGATGGCCCGGCCCGCCGACGCCGACGCGACCGTGCAGGCGATCACCCAGACCCAGGTCGACCGCTACGTGATGCTGCCCGCCGACCCCTTGGCCGACCGGCTCTTCCCGCTCGTCGACGACCTGCTCACCGACTGGGAGGCGCACGCCGGCGCCTCCGGCATCGGGGTGACCGTGCTCGGCCACCGGTACTCGGCCACCTCCTACATCGTCAAGGACTACCTGACGCGCTCGCTGGTGCCCTTCACCTGGTTCGACCTGTCCGACGACCCGGAGGCCATGGCCATGGCCCGGGAGCTGAACCTGCCCAACCCGGCCCCCACCACCGTGCTGCTCGACGACGGCCGAGCCCTGTACGACCCCTCCATCGCGCAACTGGCTGAGGCCCTCGGCATGACGGAGCCGGCCACCCGGTCGAGCTACGACCTGGTGGTCGTCGGCGGCGGCCCGGCCGGCCTGTCCGCGGCTGTCGCGGCCGCCTGCGACGGCCTGACCGTGGCCATCATCGAGGACGACTGCCCCGGCGGCCAGGCCTCCGGCAGCGTCCACCTGCAGGACCACCTCGGCTACCCGGCCGGTCTGACCGGAGCCGACTTCGCCCACCGCGCACTGGCCCAGGCCAAGCGCCTAGGCGTGCACTGGTCCAGCGGCAAGGTCGCCACGGGCCTGCTGCCGAGGTCCGGCGCGCACCGGGTACTGCTCGGCGACGGATCCGCAGTGGTCGGCCGGTCCGTGCTCGTCGCCACCGGCATGACCTGGCGGCGGTTGGACGCGCCCGGGGTCGAGGACCTGATCAACGCGGGCGTCTACTACGGCTACACGAAGCCCGAGACCAAGCTCGTGGGCGGCGAGGACGTGGTGGTGGCCGGATCCGGCGAAGCGGCCGCGCGCGGGGCGCTGGAGTTCGCCGAGCACGCCAGGTCGGTCGTGCTCGTTGTGCGCGAATCTTCCCTCCATTCCGCGTCTGTACGCGAGGATCTCGCCGACCGGGTGCTCAAGCACCCCCGGATCCGCGTAGTCTCCAATAGCGAGGTCGGCGAGGTGCGCGGATACGGCCGGCTCGACAAGGTGGTGCTGCTCGACATCCCCAGCGACCGGACCGAGGCCGTCTCCGCGTCGAGCCTCTACGTCATGCTCGGCACGGTCCCCTGCTCGGACTGGCTGCGCGACGTGGTGGCCGTCGACGAGTTCGGCTTCGTGCTGACCGACGTGGAGATCGGCCGGCGCCCCGAGCTGCTGCCCGGCTCGTGGCCGGAGGAGCGGCCGCCGCTGCTGGCCGAGACCTCCGTCCCCGGCGTGTTCGCGGCCGGCGACGTGCGGGCCGGGACGGTCAAGCGGATCAGCTCGGCCATCGGCCAGGGCTCGGTCGCGGTGGCCGGCGTCGGCCGGTACCTCGCCACGCTCTCGCCGACTGACGAGGCGTCAGAAGAGCCCTGA
- a CDS encoding LLM class F420-dependent oxidoreductase: MQTERADEAGALGVLVGARADGDPAAAAALAGAADRLGFDEIMIGEATGHDAFALGASLGPGPARLCLGPLPAAVRDPVTTARGVASVADLTGRSVGVALAASTTTVVEDWHGRSRADGVTVVAESAQALRGLLAGEKVEFSGALVRTHGYESTLAPSAGQLSVLAFGPELTEVAAVRADRLVLPIGTVEHVSRLRARVQAAAERAGRAAPPRIALWLPVAIEPDPEGIRSLVRDVVPYLRSAGFSGMFSEAGFGEVVRLARSGAHVRSVVAAAPADLLGSVAAVGDVAAIRAVLGEFRAVGVDDVILVPDRVETLEALAPGAP; this comes from the coding sequence ATGCAGACAGAGCGTGCGGACGAGGCGGGAGCCCTCGGCGTGCTGGTGGGCGCGCGCGCCGACGGCGATCCGGCGGCCGCGGCGGCGCTGGCCGGAGCGGCCGACCGGCTGGGCTTCGACGAGATCATGATCGGCGAGGCGACCGGCCACGACGCCTTCGCCCTCGGCGCGTCGCTCGGCCCGGGGCCGGCCCGGCTCTGCCTCGGCCCGCTGCCCGCGGCCGTGCGCGACCCGGTGACCACCGCCCGAGGCGTGGCCAGCGTGGCGGATCTCACCGGCCGGAGCGTCGGTGTGGCCCTCGCCGCCTCCACCACGACCGTGGTGGAGGACTGGCACGGCCGTTCGCGGGCCGACGGTGTGACCGTGGTGGCCGAGTCGGCCCAGGCGCTGCGCGGCCTGTTGGCCGGCGAGAAGGTGGAATTCTCCGGCGCATTGGTGCGTACGCACGGGTACGAGTCCACCCTCGCGCCCTCTGCCGGGCAGCTGTCGGTGCTGGCGTTCGGACCCGAGCTGACCGAGGTTGCCGCCGTGCGGGCGGACCGCCTCGTCCTGCCCATCGGCACGGTCGAGCACGTCTCCCGGCTGCGGGCCCGGGTCCAGGCGGCGGCCGAGCGGGCCGGGCGCGCCGCGCCGCCCCGAATAGCCCTGTGGCTGCCGGTCGCGATCGAGCCGGACCCGGAGGGCATCCGGTCCCTGGTGCGCGACGTGGTGCCGTACCTGCGCTCGGCCGGCTTCAGCGGGATGTTCAGCGAGGCCGGGTTCGGCGAGGTGGTCCGGTTGGCCCGTTCGGGCGCGCACGTGCGCTCGGTGGTGGCGGCCGCCCCGGCCGACCTGCTCGGCTCGGTGGCCGCGGTCGGCGACGTCGCGGCGATCCGGGCGGTGCTCGGGGAGTTCCGTGCGGTCGGCGTGGACGACGTGATCCTGGTGCCGGACCGGGTGGAGACGCTGGAGGCGCTGGCGCCGGGGGCACCATGA
- a CDS encoding Rieske 2Fe-2S domain-containing protein, which produces MRITSIGHAGLFIESAAGSIVCDPWFTPAYFGSWVPFPDNTVLDPEPIGAADYLYVSHLHRDHFDPDWLGRHMNKDATVLLPDFAVPDLREALEGLGFHSFVQTRNNEAVTLESGLRVLINALVSPTDGPLGDSGLAVDDGQVRIYNQNDSRPTEAGAIEEFGPLHGHFLQYSGAIWYPMVYDFNDRMKHTVGSRKRRNGMARALKYIEQYKAEHVFPFAGPPCFLDDELWEFNDFDRDEANVFPDQFVFLDYLREQGFEKGHLFLTGTTVELTGDGEAKVEQIPDAEVARIRDDRRGYLTDYKQKVQPTIDAILGALPQDRSDLVGQLQDWVEPLMETAEYTCAGLNGRILLEVEAVDGGPDEQIVFDFLERKIKPYAEEEVRYSFRAKRPLIEHLVRERVPDWVNELFLSCRFQASRKGPFNEYVYSFFKSLSVEHMTFVEGYYAESTGVEDYALADGHVVQRHCPHLKADLTRFGSVRDGVLTCALHGWEFDLADGGCLTSDDRRLVTRPAADDGADDHYPRIPSDAEVRPAV; this is translated from the coding sequence GTGCGTATCACGTCGATCGGCCACGCCGGCCTGTTCATCGAGTCGGCCGCCGGGTCCATCGTGTGCGACCCGTGGTTCACCCCGGCCTACTTCGGCTCCTGGGTGCCCTTCCCCGACAACACCGTGCTCGACCCTGAGCCGATCGGCGCGGCCGACTACCTCTACGTCTCCCACCTGCACCGGGACCACTTCGACCCGGACTGGCTCGGCCGGCACATGAACAAGGACGCCACCGTCCTGCTGCCGGATTTCGCGGTGCCGGACCTGCGCGAGGCGCTCGAGGGCCTCGGCTTCCACAGCTTCGTGCAGACTCGCAACAACGAGGCGGTCACGCTCGAGAGCGGCCTGCGGGTGCTGATCAACGCGCTGGTCTCGCCGACCGACGGGCCGCTGGGCGACTCCGGCCTGGCGGTGGACGACGGGCAGGTGCGCATCTACAACCAGAACGACTCGCGGCCGACCGAGGCGGGGGCGATCGAGGAGTTCGGCCCGCTGCACGGCCACTTCCTGCAGTACTCGGGCGCCATCTGGTACCCGATGGTCTACGACTTCAACGACCGGATGAAGCACACGGTCGGCTCCCGCAAGCGCCGCAACGGCATGGCCCGGGCGCTGAAGTACATCGAGCAGTACAAGGCCGAGCACGTCTTCCCGTTCGCCGGGCCGCCCTGCTTCCTGGACGACGAGCTGTGGGAGTTCAACGACTTCGACCGGGACGAGGCGAACGTCTTCCCGGACCAGTTCGTCTTCCTCGACTACCTGCGCGAGCAGGGCTTCGAGAAGGGCCACCTGTTCCTGACCGGCACCACGGTGGAGCTGACCGGGGACGGCGAGGCCAAGGTCGAGCAGATCCCGGACGCCGAGGTGGCCCGGATCCGGGACGACCGGCGCGGCTACCTGACCGACTACAAGCAGAAGGTCCAGCCGACCATCGACGCGATCCTGGGCGCGCTGCCGCAGGACCGCTCCGACCTCGTCGGCCAGCTGCAGGACTGGGTCGAGCCGCTGATGGAGACGGCCGAGTACACCTGCGCCGGCCTGAACGGGCGGATCCTGCTGGAGGTCGAGGCCGTGGACGGCGGCCCGGACGAGCAGATCGTGTTCGACTTCCTGGAGCGCAAGATCAAGCCGTACGCCGAGGAGGAGGTGCGTTACTCCTTCCGGGCTAAGCGTCCGCTGATCGAGCACCTGGTGCGCGAGCGGGTGCCGGACTGGGTCAACGAGCTGTTCCTCTCCTGCCGGTTCCAGGCTTCGCGCAAGGGCCCGTTCAACGAGTACGTGTACTCCTTCTTCAAGTCGCTCTCGGTCGAGCACATGACCTTCGTCGAGGGCTACTACGCCGAGTCGACCGGCGTGGAGGACTACGCGCTGGCCGACGGGCACGTGGTGCAGCGGCACTGCCCGCACCTGAAGGCGGACCTGACCCGGTTCGGCTCCGTCCGCGACGGGGTGCTCACCTGCGCCCTGCACGGCTGGGAGTTCGACCTCGCCGACGGCGGGTGCCTGACCAGCGACGACCGGCGGCTGGTGACCAGGCCGGCCGCGGACGACGGGGCGGACGACCATTACCCGCGCATCCCCTCGGACGCGGAGGTCCGACCGGCCGTCTGA